From a region of the Halanaerobium hydrogeniformans genome:
- a CDS encoding Rid family hydrolase, with product MDFKRENFSSGAPLEEKVGYSRVVKVGPLVHVGGTTSVQSDGSVFGVDDGYAQTKFILEKIEDNLNKAGAGLKDVTKVKMYAVDMGRSSEYIKAYSEFFKEIKPLFTLVGIKELNRETQLLEIEVDAFINA from the coding sequence ATGGATTTCAAAAGAGAAAATTTTTCTTCCGGGGCACCATTAGAAGAAAAGGTTGGTTACAGCAGGGTGGTAAAGGTAGGACCTTTGGTTCATGTTGGTGGAACAACGTCTGTACAGTCAGATGGCAGTGTTTTTGGAGTAGATGATGGTTATGCTCAGACCAAATTTATTTTAGAAAAAATAGAAGATAATTTAAATAAAGCCGGGGCAGGCTTAAAAGATGTAACCAAAGTAAAAATGTATGCTGTCGATATGGGTAGAAGTTCTGAATACATAAAAGCCTATTCTGAATTCTTCAAAGAAATTAAACCCTTGTTTACCCTGGTTGGAATTAAAGAATTGAACCGTGAAACACAGCTGCTTGAAATAGAGGTTGATGCTTTTATTAATGCTTAA
- a CDS encoding DEAD/DEAH box helicase family protein — translation MKNKWNLAGEIMINAITGRDVYLYDSLIKELKKAEEIKIIVSFLRESGAQLLVRDLKKQALKGADIKILTSRYLNITEPSAIYLLKNELGDLAELKFFDDEEISFHPKAYFFKNETEDVLYIGSSNISFSALHYGVEWNYRLQKEKDRQAFDNFLVEFNDLYDNYSIPISDKVLKKYADDWKKPSISREIDKKSYIKKSKEQILEKEKPHPRGAQIEALYELELAREEGISEGIVAAATGVGKTYLAAFDSIDYDKVLFVAHREEILKQAADTYLAIKPNKKISFFNGQNKDKGGEVVFASVQTLHNERYLEEYFSQTEFNYIIIDEFHHAAADSYLSVLSYFEADFMLGLTATPYRMDNKDIFDLCNNNLIYDLDLRTAINRDLLVPFRYFGIYDQEVDYEEINYQNGKYNSKELEKALSTHKRADLILDNYKKHAGARTIGFCASIKHAEYMADYFNQNQIKAVCVHSSNEKGPYYMDRNKAVKKLKNKGIEIIFAVDIFNEGVDIPALDTVLFLRPTESYVVFLQQLGRGLRKYHDKEYLKVLDFIGNYKRAHYLPLLLSGQNPMEFDSESYQSSGDFEYPEQCQVNLDLRLINLFEEMKENDPLETRMKDEYFRLKDYLSRRPMRLDIYNGSDIEVKNYLKSRYYKKGYLRFLAEIGEINDIEKAWLDTIVEEFLLELENTRMSKLYKIPVLLSLLEDGELKAEVSIEEVGLSFMNFYKNNKRFQKDLNNKKHKGWKNWDKKRFIREARINPVKYLSKKKYFIYDEINKKFLLHEDIKSYLSHDLSRHFKDIVDFRKMRYYNNRLKNI, via the coding sequence GTGAAAAATAAATGGAATTTAGCAGGTGAAATTATGATAAATGCTATTACAGGTCGTGATGTTTATTTATATGATTCTTTAATCAAAGAACTTAAAAAAGCAGAAGAAATTAAAATTATTGTTTCTTTCCTTAGAGAATCAGGAGCCCAATTGCTTGTCAGAGATTTAAAAAAACAGGCTTTAAAGGGAGCAGATATCAAGATTTTGACTTCAAGGTATTTAAATATTACAGAACCTTCTGCTATTTATCTTTTAAAAAACGAACTTGGGGATCTTGCAGAGCTGAAATTTTTTGATGATGAAGAAATATCTTTTCATCCTAAGGCATATTTTTTTAAAAATGAAACAGAAGACGTGCTTTATATTGGGTCTTCCAATATTTCTTTTTCAGCTCTTCATTATGGTGTAGAATGGAACTATCGTCTTCAGAAAGAAAAAGACCGGCAAGCTTTTGATAATTTTTTAGTTGAATTTAATGATTTATATGATAATTATTCTATCCCTATTAGTGATAAAGTGCTAAAAAAATATGCAGATGATTGGAAAAAACCGAGTATTAGCAGAGAAATAGATAAAAAAAGTTATATTAAAAAATCAAAAGAACAAATATTAGAAAAAGAAAAACCACATCCGCGTGGAGCTCAAATAGAGGCATTATATGAACTTGAACTTGCCAGAGAAGAAGGGATCTCAGAAGGAATAGTTGCTGCTGCAACGGGGGTTGGCAAAACATATTTAGCCGCTTTTGACTCTATTGATTATGATAAGGTTCTTTTTGTCGCTCATAGAGAAGAAATACTAAAACAGGCTGCCGATACATACTTAGCTATAAAGCCGAATAAGAAAATATCATTTTTTAATGGTCAAAATAAGGATAAAGGTGGAGAGGTTGTTTTTGCCAGTGTCCAGACCTTACATAATGAAAGATATCTAGAGGAGTATTTTTCTCAAACAGAGTTTAATTATATAATCATTGATGAATTTCATCATGCAGCAGCTGATAGTTATCTAAGTGTTTTAAGCTATTTTGAGGCTGATTTTATGCTTGGTTTAACTGCTACTCCTTATAGAATGGATAATAAAGATATCTTTGACTTATGCAATAATAATCTTATTTACGATTTGGACTTAAGAACTGCTATAAACCGTGATCTTTTAGTTCCTTTTAGATATTTTGGAATATATGATCAAGAAGTAGATTATGAAGAAATTAATTATCAGAATGGTAAATATAACAGCAAGGAACTGGAAAAAGCTCTTTCTACTCACAAAAGAGCTGATCTTATTCTGGATAATTATAAAAAACATGCCGGAGCAAGAACCATAGGTTTTTGTGCTTCTATTAAACATGCAGAATATATGGCAGATTATTTTAATCAAAATCAGATAAAAGCGGTTTGTGTACACAGTTCTAATGAAAAAGGCCCATATTATATGGACAGAAACAAAGCGGTAAAAAAACTAAAAAACAAAGGAATAGAAATTATATTTGCTGTTGACATCTTCAATGAAGGTGTTGATATTCCAGCTCTTGATACAGTTCTCTTTCTTAGACCAACAGAATCTTATGTAGTATTTTTACAGCAGCTGGGAAGAGGCTTAAGAAAATATCATGATAAAGAATATTTAAAAGTGTTAGATTTTATAGGTAATTATAAGCGGGCCCATTATCTACCCTTGCTACTTTCTGGGCAAAATCCTATGGAATTTGATAGTGAAAGTTATCAGAGCAGTGGGGACTTTGAATATCCAGAGCAGTGTCAGGTAAATCTAGATTTACGGCTCATTAATTTATTTGAAGAAATGAAAGAAAATGATCCACTTGAAACAAGAATGAAAGATGAGTATTTCAGGCTTAAAGATTATTTAAGTAGAAGACCAATGCGGCTTGATATCTATAATGGGAGTGACATAGAAGTAAAGAATTATTTAAAGAGTAGATATTATAAAAAAGGTTATCTGAGATTTTTAGCTGAAATTGGAGAAATAAATGACATAGAAAAAGCCTGGTTGGATACAATTGTAGAAGAGTTTTTGCTTGAATTAGAAAACACAAGGATGAGCAAATTATATAAAATTCCAGTCCTGTTATCTTTGCTAGAGGATGGAGAACTTAAAGCAGAAGTTAGTATTGAAGAGGTAGGTCTTTCTTTTATGAACTTTTATAAGAATAATAAGCGATTTCAAAAAGATTTAAATAATAAAAAGCATAAAGGCTGGAAAAATTGGGATAAAAAAAGATTTATTCGGGAAGCCAGAATTAATCCGGTTAAATATTTGAGCAAAAAGAAATATTTTATTTATGATGAAATCAATAAGAAATTTCTTTTACATGAAGATATAAAAAGCTATTTAAGTCATGATTTAAGTAGACATTTTAAAGATATAGTTGATTTTAGAAAGATGAGATATTACAATAACAGGCTAAAAAATATTTAA
- a CDS encoding HIT domain-containing protein, with protein sequence MMGCIFCEYDKDKYIAENDLAFAIYDNFPVNKGHILVIPKRHFSSYFEAKAAEIEAIFKLTKRCKEILEVKYDPDGYNIGVNVNYPGGQTIMHLHQHIIPRYKGDVENPRGGIRKLKPNLVEYDG encoded by the coding sequence ATAATGGGATGTATATTTTGTGAATATGATAAAGATAAATATATAGCTGAAAACGATCTTGCATTTGCGATTTATGATAACTTTCCGGTCAATAAAGGACATATACTTGTTATTCCAAAGCGTCATTTTAGCAGTTATTTTGAGGCAAAAGCAGCTGAAATAGAGGCAATATTTAAACTAACTAAAAGGTGTAAAGAGATACTTGAAGTTAAATATGATCCAGATGGATATAATATTGGTGTTAATGTTAATTATCCCGGTGGTCAGACAATAATGCATCTACATCAACATATAATACCAAGATATAAAGGAGATGTAGAAAACCCAAGGGGTGGTATTAGAAAACTAAAACCAAACCTGGTTGAATATGACGGCTAA
- the dptF gene encoding DNA phosphorothioation-dependent restriction protein DptF, whose translation MNTFSFLKEYEESLYVIAEDIENLIYDHPNSAANKMRIFIEKMIDIIIDIEGFDEDGFAGRKLFEKIKLMGQNYLEEETISKLHKIRKIGNRASHDSDVTQEEVLEIHEDIFSLAVWFVELYIDYSFEEPKYQKPKKKEERYEIHKKIKGSHLLYQLTRLSIPAKEAVVGPNRFNDFKKYLHVETKIQEEMENILEKAKEGNQKKLVLLCGSVGDGKSHLISYLNNFKKSLLEDFHIHNDATASFNPEDTDIDTLYRLLSSYKDEKIEGSRKNILLAINIGVLNKFLEDDRIEEFGEFENFIESSQLFEENNSTLNIESKYFEIINFTDYFPFAIGEEGATSDLMDGLLERLCYEDEENPFYAAYLKDVDKNEFYTILNNFEILSQPIFKRRLINLIIKVIIKDKIFLPIRNLLDFFYNIIVPPEYEGDDMIVSDFENIKEKEIEKKLNNHIVNLLFDFSNRSDFLEGLNGNDPYNTNNKVLDNKILSLSNSNDIHGFFSENLDIDLNILGIDYLKNLGDFKELDEGLQSQIFKTFIRLFYFFNRESNFHFDDEEYNNFMNYLFSFYTGNKKGLKDIQKKLIDTVSRWNGEVPGNERYKYMDSKFKKIKIAQKLNVESYTEHIEHEKKAKVNKFKLYFTLALKNKNTKNKIAKINIDFPLYDFIEDINKGYIQTSSDKEESIKLVKFIEQVMSFGDGDQEVLLNDIEDDGFYIFEYDEAFEYFNFKEC comes from the coding sequence ATGAATACTTTTAGTTTTTTAAAGGAATATGAAGAATCCTTATATGTAATTGCAGAAGATATAGAAAACTTGATATATGACCATCCTAATAGTGCTGCTAATAAAATGAGGATATTCATCGAAAAGATGATAGATATCATTATAGATATCGAAGGCTTTGATGAGGATGGTTTTGCCGGGAGAAAACTATTCGAAAAGATAAAGTTGATGGGACAAAATTATCTAGAAGAAGAAACCATTTCAAAATTACATAAGATAAGGAAGATCGGGAACAGGGCCTCGCATGATTCAGATGTAACCCAAGAAGAAGTTTTGGAAATACATGAGGATATATTCTCTTTAGCAGTTTGGTTCGTAGAATTATATATCGATTATAGTTTTGAAGAACCAAAATACCAAAAACCTAAGAAGAAAGAAGAAAGATATGAGATACATAAAAAGATCAAGGGTAGCCATCTTTTGTATCAGTTAACAAGGTTAAGTATACCGGCTAAAGAAGCGGTTGTAGGACCAAATCGGTTCAACGATTTTAAAAAATATCTTCATGTAGAAACTAAAATACAAGAAGAGATGGAGAATATTCTCGAGAAAGCCAAGGAAGGTAATCAAAAAAAATTAGTGCTATTGTGCGGTAGCGTAGGTGATGGTAAATCACATTTGATCAGTTATCTGAACAATTTCAAGAAGTCTCTACTAGAAGATTTTCATATACATAATGATGCTACAGCGAGTTTTAATCCTGAGGATACCGATATCGATACACTATACAGATTATTATCCTCATATAAAGATGAAAAGATAGAAGGTTCGAGAAAAAATATTTTATTGGCGATAAATATTGGCGTTTTGAACAAATTTTTAGAGGATGACCGGATTGAAGAATTTGGTGAATTCGAAAATTTTATAGAATCTTCACAATTATTTGAGGAGAATAATTCAACCTTAAATATTGAAAGCAAATATTTTGAGATAATAAATTTCACGGATTATTTTCCGTTCGCAATCGGTGAAGAAGGTGCGACATCCGATTTGATGGACGGATTGCTTGAAAGATTGTGCTATGAAGATGAAGAGAATCCTTTTTATGCTGCATATTTAAAAGATGTGGATAAGAACGAATTTTACACTATATTAAATAATTTTGAGATATTAAGTCAACCTATCTTTAAGCGTAGGTTGATAAATTTGATCATTAAGGTGATAATAAAGGATAAAATATTCTTGCCTATAAGAAATTTATTGGATTTTTTCTACAACATAATAGTACCTCCCGAATATGAGGGGGATGATATGATAGTTTCTGATTTTGAAAACATCAAAGAAAAAGAAATTGAAAAAAAATTGAACAATCACATAGTAAATTTATTGTTCGATTTTTCCAATCGTTCCGACTTTTTGGAGGGATTAAACGGGAACGATCCTTATAATACGAATAATAAAGTATTGGACAATAAAATTTTATCCTTATCAAACTCGAACGATATACATGGTTTTTTCTCTGAGAACCTTGATATTGATTTGAACATTCTAGGAATAGATTATCTAAAAAACCTTGGTGATTTCAAAGAACTCGATGAGGGCTTACAAAGTCAAATATTTAAAACATTTATAAGATTATTTTATTTTTTTAATAGAGAGAGTAATTTTCATTTTGATGATGAGGAATATAATAATTTCATGAACTACTTGTTCTCTTTTTATACGGGTAATAAGAAAGGATTAAAGGATATACAAAAAAAATTGATAGATACCGTATCGCGTTGGAATGGTGAAGTACCAGGGAATGAAAGATATAAATACATGGATTCAAAATTCAAAAAGATAAAAATAGCTCAAAAATTAAATGTCGAAAGCTACACCGAACACATCGAACATGAAAAGAAAGCAAAAGTGAACAAATTTAAATTATACTTCACCTTGGCATTGAAGAATAAAAACACAAAAAATAAAATAGCGAAAATCAATATAGATTTCCCCTTATATGATTTTATAGAAGATATCAACAAAGGATACATCCAGACTTCTTCAGATAAGGAGGAATCCATCAAGTTGGTAAAATTTATAGAGCAGGTAATGTCATTCGGTGATGGAGATCAAGAGGTTTTATTAAATGATATAGAAGATGACGGTTTCTATATTTTCGAATATGATGAAGCCTTCGAATATTTTAATTTCAAGGAGTGTTGA
- the dptG gene encoding DNA phosphorothioation-dependent restriction protein DptG has protein sequence MYAKRLEELKKYLNYDKKLKHNKGKKVNLFPFTTRNPERAKFKKGFDGVTGEFCRLITDKKLEDDYSIKSSIKKMVDNENLDIDDGLEKKFENMLLEYVYPEGELEILSPQLFSYLPLSTGNESKGETDIALFIRDVLWEEKDEIKNVILNSEPDIVLTKFFIQNFDLLKDNKEKKKKYDKKLDHISDLFMEDFQYLLKDEDYFIDNFNRLLSYYYFYYITQLYLNLKKESEEKKHEIGSTP, from the coding sequence ATGTACGCTAAACGTTTAGAAGAATTAAAGAAATATTTGAATTATGACAAGAAATTAAAACATAATAAGGGTAAAAAAGTAAACCTTTTTCCTTTTACAACGAGAAATCCTGAAAGGGCTAAATTTAAAAAAGGTTTTGATGGTGTGACTGGAGAGTTTTGTCGTTTAATAACTGATAAGAAACTCGAAGATGATTATTCTATAAAATCATCTATTAAGAAAATGGTAGATAACGAAAATTTAGATATCGATGATGGATTGGAAAAAAAGTTCGAGAACATGTTACTCGAATATGTTTATCCCGAAGGAGAGCTTGAGATTTTATCGCCTCAGCTTTTCTCTTATCTACCTTTGAGCACTGGTAATGAAAGCAAAGGGGAGACAGATATAGCTTTATTCATACGAGATGTTCTCTGGGAAGAAAAAGATGAAATCAAAAATGTTATATTGAACTCTGAACCGGATATTGTGCTTACAAAATTTTTTATTCAAAATTTTGACCTATTAAAAGATAACAAAGAAAAGAAGAAAAAATATGACAAAAAACTTGATCATATTTCAGATCTTTTCATGGAAGATTTTCAATATTTATTGAAAGATGAGGATTATTTTATCGATAATTTCAACCGACTTTTATCATATTACTATTTTTATTATATAACCCAACTTTATTTGAACCTTAAAAAAGAATCCGAGGAGAAAAAACATGAAATCGGTTCAACCCCCTAA
- the dptG gene encoding DNA phosphorothioation-dependent restriction protein DptG yields MSSCYKSCVTYFATFFYNLFFSFIGIFSVCHWCFPLVIRVYHFQTFSPILLGGYIEIYYILNWESASKKRKSYEHGYTKLIKSGSDKLLLWMYALEHLNFLFDEEGKTFYELRNLFYEMSEDVQKELLETVKAWIFAYRKKRGLDKKTLADDYEGLENALIDSLGEVHENPKLSGTQSRYFLPFDEIGKRFFLKSRGPLSYVGNITQDFLLFLTTICVKDKRIKIKELFLRYEERGIYLDRYSKHEVIDFLNKINVLDKKSDSGDAQYVKPIL; encoded by the coding sequence ATGTCGTCTTGCTACAAGAGCTGTGTTACCTATTTCGCGACATTCTTTTACAATTTGTTCTTTAGTTTCATCGGAATATTTTCTGTTTGCCATTGGTGTTTCCCCCTTGTAATTAGAGTATATCACTTTCAAACTTTTTCTCCAATTCTGTTAGGGGGCTATATAGAAATCTATTATATTCTTAATTGGGAATCGGCAAGCAAAAAGAGGAAGTCATATGAACATGGATACACAAAATTAATCAAATCGGGATCAGATAAATTATTATTATGGATGTATGCATTAGAGCATTTGAATTTTTTGTTCGATGAGGAAGGTAAGACCTTTTATGAATTGAGGAATCTTTTTTATGAGATGTCTGAGGATGTTCAAAAAGAATTATTGGAAACCGTTAAAGCTTGGATTTTTGCATATAGAAAGAAAAGAGGTTTAGATAAGAAAACTTTAGCAGATGACTATGAAGGACTGGAAAATGCGCTTATAGATTCTTTAGGTGAGGTGCACGAAAACCCTAAACTAAGCGGTACCCAATCGAGATATTTTCTGCCGTTCGACGAAATAGGTAAAAGATTCTTTTTAAAAAGCAGAGGACCTTTATCTTATGTTGGTAATATAACGCAAGACTTCCTTTTGTTTTTGACTACCATATGTGTCAAAGATAAAAGGATAAAAATTAAAGAACTTTTTCTAAGGTATGAAGAAAGGGGTATTTATTTGGACAGATATTCTAAACATGAAGTAATAGATTTTTTGAATAAGATAAACGTATTAGACAAAAAAAGTGATAGTGGTGATGCCCAATATGTTAAACCAATCTTATAA
- a CDS encoding IS3 family transposase translates to MEENIMPTKYPEEIKRKVVALANNGKNQTEILNEYGMARSTLHKWIKDYNNSGSFSAKDNRSDKEKELIKLQKENKQLKMENDILKTSGADNGTKVAVIKANRDKYSISAMCRALNISRGMIYYTPKKKQVNIELESEIIRIFKENKTHYGTRKIKRKLAKKGYQVSRRRIGKIMKKYDLVSTYTKKQYKVHSPSCNEDKIANVVNREFDKKEALDVVVSDLTYVNVKGKWNYICLIIDLFNREFVGYAAGKKKNAELVTEAFKSIKRPLDQINILHTDRGNEFKNKAIDDILDNFDIERSLSNKGCPYDNAVAEAAFKVVKTEFAYDRIFNSFQELEYELFDYVNWYNNHRIHGSLDYLTPVEYRYLMFDKKLL, encoded by the coding sequence ATGGAGGAAAATATCATGCCTACAAAATATCCTGAAGAAATCAAAAGAAAGGTTGTTGCTCTGGCCAATAATGGTAAAAATCAAACTGAAATACTCAATGAATATGGAATGGCAAGGTCCACACTTCATAAATGGATAAAAGACTATAATAACTCAGGGTCATTCAGCGCTAAAGATAATAGATCTGATAAAGAAAAAGAATTAATTAAATTACAAAAAGAAAACAAGCAGCTTAAAATGGAGAATGATATTTTAAAGACAAGCGGCGCTGATAATGGGACGAAAGTAGCAGTCATTAAGGCAAACAGGGATAAATACAGTATTAGCGCCATGTGCAGAGCACTCAATATATCAAGGGGTATGATCTATTATACCCCTAAGAAAAAACAGGTTAACATTGAACTGGAAAGTGAAATAATTAGAATCTTTAAAGAAAATAAAACTCATTATGGAACCAGAAAAATCAAAAGAAAACTAGCTAAAAAAGGCTATCAGGTATCCAGACGCAGAATAGGTAAAATAATGAAAAAATATGATCTGGTTTCCACTTACACTAAAAAGCAATACAAAGTCCATTCTCCAAGCTGTAATGAAGATAAAATAGCTAATGTTGTAAACAGAGAATTTGATAAAAAAGAAGCTCTAGATGTTGTTGTCAGTGACCTAACCTATGTTAATGTAAAGGGCAAATGGAACTATATCTGCCTGATAATTGACCTCTTTAACCGCGAATTTGTTGGTTATGCAGCAGGCAAAAAGAAAAATGCTGAATTAGTAACTGAGGCTTTTAAAAGTATTAAAAGACCACTGGATCAAATTAATATTTTACATACTGACAGAGGTAATGAATTTAAAAATAAAGCAATCGATGATATTTTAGACAACTTCGATATTGAGCGTTCTTTAAGCAATAAAGGCTGTCCTTATGATAATGCAGTTGCAGAAGCAGCCTTCAAAGTAGTTAAGACTGAATTTGCTTATGATAGAATCTTTAATAGTTTTCAAGAGCTGGAATATGAGCTATTTGACTATGTTAACTGGTATAATAACCACAGAATCCACGGGTCATTAGATTACCTAACACCTGTTGAATATAGATATTTAATGTTCGATAAAAAATTGTTGTAA